TGGTTTTAAGTTTAACTTTATCGTTCTCATCTTGCCGGCCTTGGCTTTTGTCTGGTTCTGTCTAGGAGAGTTATTGGCCAACTCAAAGCGTAACTGGTTTGTTGGGATAAGGACTCCTTGGACTATGTCTAGTGATAAGGTCTGGCAGAGTACCCATTTTTTGGCTGGTAAATTATATAAGATCTCCGCGGTCTTTGCCTTATTGGGCTTGGCCTTTAAAGGCGAGCAAGGCGTAGCTTTAGCTTTTGGTCTTATTCCCGTTATTGTTAGCGCCCTCGGATTAGTGGTCTTTTCTTACTTTGAGTATAAAAGACTTCAGAGTTAGTTAGAATAATTCTTGATTAAATGTTTAGTACTATTATTGAACGACTTGAGGTTATTATTCGCGAGTATGGAGCCTTAGGTGTTTTTTGGGCGGCCTTTACCGAAGAAATAATCGCCCCTATTCCTTCTTCTTTTATTGCCATGATGTCAGGTTTCTTTTTACTGGAAACCAACCTTACTTGGGGAGAAGCTTTAGGCCAAGGTTTTCTTTTAGTGGCGATACCTATGGCTCTAGGGATGACGGTTGGTTCAATAATTATTTACGGAGCTTGTTATTATGGTGGCAAACCCTTTATTGAAAGATATGGTAAATGGTTGAGTA
This genomic window from Patescibacteria group bacterium contains:
- a CDS encoding DUF1648 domain-containing protein; protein product: MTTKTSSFLLALLIVGGVWAAFFAYNILPDQVVAHWDASGRPDGYMGKFWALFLWPMIIVLFTIFFVLLPKIDPIKNGIASFRRVYNMFWLILSIFILYILLIILSWNFGFKFNFIVLILPALAFVWFCLGELLANSKRNWFVGIRTPWTMSSDKVWQSTHFLAGKLYKISAVFALLGLAFKGEQGVALAFGLIPVIVSALGLVVFSYFEYKRLQS